One genomic segment of Brevibacillus laterosporus LMG 15441 includes these proteins:
- a CDS encoding nucleotide sugar dehydrogenase gives MTHPIRVAVVGLGFVGLPLALTYAMKGAKVVGIDVSKQLVKETNEGKSHHLEAYKGKTLPEILQEQVEAGRFHATTSYEEAQQQVDHYIVTVGIPVKNGDPELQYLKSAALTLGSQLKKGDHVMIRSTVIPGTTEEVVKPILEEASGMKAGEEFYLSYCSERIAEGRAFEEFIHMPLALGGINEASAAKGKELLSFISETEITITDIRVVEASKVIENIQRDVNIAMVQEFARFAEAADIDVFELIKVANTHTRVNLLTPGPGVGGYCLPNALYYLAPKAKELHVDLPLLTTARKINDGIPSVLVDMLEQSLQSVGKRLADSKVAVFGLAMKDFSNDDRISPVHDFIELLLAKGVEVTSYDPAVHTPYAHKKDSLEGAVSGADALVLAAMQQEFTGLDWAAVTGKMASSPVVLDLKNRIPRTLDEQVKVKRI, from the coding sequence ATGACACATCCTATTCGTGTCGCGGTTGTAGGCCTTGGTTTTGTAGGTTTGCCACTTGCGCTAACCTACGCGATGAAAGGTGCAAAGGTAGTCGGAATCGATGTTTCCAAACAGCTTGTAAAGGAAACAAACGAAGGAAAATCTCACCATCTGGAAGCATATAAAGGCAAGACATTGCCAGAAATTTTACAAGAACAGGTGGAGGCAGGTCGTTTTCATGCCACCACTTCCTATGAGGAAGCACAACAACAGGTTGACCACTATATCGTAACAGTAGGTATCCCGGTTAAAAATGGCGACCCTGAGTTGCAATATTTAAAAAGTGCTGCTCTAACATTAGGAAGCCAACTCAAAAAGGGCGATCATGTCATGATTCGCAGTACTGTGATTCCTGGAACAACGGAAGAGGTTGTGAAGCCAATACTTGAAGAAGCAAGCGGCATGAAGGCAGGCGAGGAGTTCTATCTTAGCTATTGCTCTGAACGTATTGCAGAAGGACGGGCTTTTGAGGAGTTTATTCATATGCCTCTAGCATTAGGCGGTATTAATGAAGCGAGTGCTGCCAAAGGTAAAGAATTGCTTTCCTTTATTAGTGAGACAGAGATTACTATTACAGATATTCGTGTAGTAGAAGCTTCCAAGGTTATTGAGAACATTCAGCGTGACGTTAATATTGCGATGGTTCAAGAATTTGCAAGATTTGCGGAAGCAGCAGATATTGATGTTTTTGAATTAATTAAGGTTGCCAATACCCATACTCGCGTCAATTTATTAACGCCAGGTCCTGGTGTAGGTGGTTACTGTTTGCCGAATGCCCTTTATTATTTGGCTCCAAAAGCAAAGGAGCTGCATGTTGACCTACCGCTTTTGACTACTGCACGTAAAATTAACGATGGCATTCCTTCTGTGCTGGTTGACATGCTGGAGCAATCACTACAATCTGTTGGTAAACGTTTGGCTGACAGCAAGGTAGCTGTGTTTGGCTTAGCTATGAAGGATTTTTCCAATGATGATCGCATTAGTCCTGTGCACGATTTTATTGAGCTATTGCTAGCGAAAGGGGTAGAGGTTACCTCTTACGATCCTGCTGTCCATACGCCATATGCTCATAAAAAAGACAGCCTAGAAGGTGCTGTATCTGGAGCTGATGCTTTGGTGCTAGCCGCGATGCAGCAAGAGTTCACTGGGCTTGATTGGGCTGCGGTAACTGGAAAAATGGCGTCATCCCCTGTGGTCTTAGATTTAAAAAACCGAATTCCGCGTACGCTTGATGAGCAAGTGAAAGTGAAGCGAATTTAG
- a CDS encoding DUF350 domain-containing protein: MAILFQNTYLATATYFAVTGLAMILFISIFELVTKYRVWIELKKGNLAVAMATGGKIFGIANIFRFSIQQHEKLGASLLHASYGFLLMLLAYFIFEFMTPSLKIDHEIERDNRAIGLISMFLSIGFSYIIGASLVV, translated from the coding sequence ATGGCGATCTTATTTCAAAATACGTATCTGGCCACAGCTACCTATTTTGCTGTGACAGGTCTTGCAATGATCCTGTTTATCTCTATTTTTGAATTGGTTACAAAGTATCGGGTCTGGATCGAATTAAAAAAGGGAAATCTTGCTGTAGCCATGGCAACAGGTGGGAAGATATTTGGGATTGCCAATATTTTCAGGTTTTCCATTCAGCAGCATGAGAAGCTAGGGGCATCCCTTTTACATGCTAGCTACGGATTTTTATTGATGTTACTTGCCTACTTTATCTTTGAATTCATGACGCCAAGTCTAAAAATCGATCATGAAATCGAGCGAGATAACCGCGCAATCGGGCTGATTTCCATGTTTCTATCCATCGGTTTTTCATACATCATCGGAGCTAGCTTGGTGGTGTAG